The Miscanthus floridulus cultivar M001 chromosome 17, ASM1932011v1, whole genome shotgun sequence genome has a window encoding:
- the LOC136517309 gene encoding protein neprosin-like: protein MASCFCFCRRRPIIACFVSFFLPLLLLVAFLASASALAASVTTTKLGSTGNATRRVPFSSEEELRGFRSIVARLARLRDASIKTIQSPDGDVIDCVPAHLQPAFEHPKLRGQKPESEPAERPRSSSGRFSDADRGEDDDPLPQVWRRSGESCPEGTVPVRRTTEDDVLRASSSATRFGMKARGGGGFGSGSARRDSTGSGHEHAVGYVTGGQFYGAKASLNVWPAQVASPAEFSLSQIWVISGAFGHDLNTIEAGWQVSPQLYGDNSPRFFTYWTDDAYQETGCYNLHCSGFVQTSSRVAIGAAISPISSYAGRQFDITLLIWKDPRRGHWWLQLGSGGGLVGYWPSALFTHLGSRADMVQFGGEVVNARPAGAPHTPTQMGSGRFPPEGYARAAYFRNVQLVDWDNSLVPAAGLRLLADRPGCYDIAGGRGGAWGTYFYYGGPGRNARCP from the exons ATGGCTTCTTGCTTCTgcttctgccgccgccgcccaatCATTGCCTGCTTTGtttccttcttcctccccctcctcctcctcgtcgccttcctcgccTCGGCTTCGGCCTTGGCCGCTTCCGTGACGACGACGAAGCTAGGCAGCACCGGCAATGCCACGCGGCGGGTGCCGTTCAGCTCGGAGGAGGAGCTGCGCGGGTTCCGGAGCATCGTGGCCCGGCTTGCTAGGCTCAGGGACGCGTCCATCAAGACGATCCAG AGTCCCGACGGCGACGTCATCGACTGCGTGCCGGCGCACCTGCAGCCGGCGTTCGAGCATCCCAAGCTGAGGGGCCAGAAGCCAGAG AGCGAGCCTGCAGAGAGGCCGAGGAGCAGCAGTGGCCGTTTCTCCGACGCTGATCGAGGCGAGGACGACGACCCGTTGCCTCAGGTGTGGCGGCGCTCCGGCGAGTCGTGCCCGGAGGGGACGGTACCGGTGCGGCGGACCACGGAGGACGACGTGCTCAGGGCCAGCTCTTCCGCCACCCGCTTCGGGATGAAGgcccgtggcggcggcggcttcggCTCCGGCTCCGCGCGGCGCGACTCCACCGGCAGCGGCCACGAG CACGCGGTGGGGTACGTGACCGGCGGTCAGTTCTACGGCGCCAAGGCGAGCCTGAACGTGTGGCCGGCGCAGGTGGCATCGCCGGCGGAGTTCAGCCTGTCGCAGATCTGGGTCATCTCCGGCGCCTTCGGCCACGACCTCAACACCATCGAGGCCGGCTGGCAGGTCAGCCCTCAGCTCTACGGCGACAACAGCCCCAGGTTCTTCACCTACTGGACA GACGACGCGTACCAGGAAACGGGCTGCTACAACCTGCACTGCTCGGGGTTCGTGCAGACGAGCAGCCGCGTGGCCATCGGCGCCGCCATCTCGCCCATCTCCTCCTACGCCGGCCGCCAGTTCGACATCACGCTCCTCATCTGGAAGGACCCGCGCCGGGGCCACTGGTGGCTGCAGCTCGGCTCCGGCGGCGGGCTCGTCGGCTACTGGCCCTCCGCGCTCTTCACGCACCTCGGCTCCCGCGCCGacatggtgcagttcggcggcgAGGTCGTCAACGCGCGCCCCGCCGGCGCGCCGCACACGCCCACGCAGATGGGGTCCGGGCGGTTCCCTCCCGAGGGTTACGCGCGCGCCGCCTACTTCCGGAACGTGCAGCTCGTCGACTGGGACAACAGCCTCGTCCCGGCGGCTGGGCTCCGGCTGCTCGCCGACCGACCGGGGTGCTACGACATcgccggcggccgcggcggcgcctGGGGCACCTACTTCTATTACGGTGGGCCCGGCAGGAACGCACGGTGCCCGTAG
- the LOC136515478 gene encoding uncharacterized protein, which produces MPEIDWNSENTRVLCMLFAEQVEKGNRPNTHLNALGYAEVEKGFKERTGIVATKVQIKNKWDKLKEDFKAWKKLMLSQTGTGWDPIKKTIAMDDEWWKKARADIPGCGKFKKKGLENEDDLAKCFADITTIGIDHWSPHVVNVENVDETQEEATNFDPQDDDVSPETQEEDIGISPPPASGKRLARPVEKSGKKAKSGNALLIQEAVNSMASSANEYVSKRHGKYSIDEVMEVVIACGAGYDSNEHYIATELFVKKEQREMFMTLPTNEIRFTWLRRKYNDKYDKCLQVLAVHICVVLYGSCSSFSFSMSSSSCSSYLCSSFSFSMSSSESDDSSDGEFFFKMVESSAKLAQSYHELYMDKAPPRFMFSQQSGMGWLMETVNTPGECHRMLRMNEVIFHDLHDVLVERYGLKPSKHINTYEMLAIFLFTCGGCESNRRGQNKFKHSGETISRKFHEVLDCVVAMAQDFLRPTDPNFRNVHKRIRNDKRAYPHFKDCIGALDGTHVRVFLSPEEQVRYIGKTRIATQNVLAVCDFDMRFTYVAAGQPGSLHDTSVLYHALEADVDVFPHPPQGKYYVVDAGYPNRPGYLAPYKGERYHLPEWHRGMEPNNPKEKFNRIHSSVRNVIERSFGVLKMKWQILYKMPGYSMATQKKIVAATMVLHNFIREHASVDVDFANFDRDPTFMPTIPERYNKYAVSQHASDGSTSESSFVTMDTFRDNMATSVALAWN; this is translated from the exons ATGCCTGAAATTGATTGGAACTCGGAGAACACTCGAGTACTATGTATGTTGTTTGCCGAACAAGTTGAAAAAGGAAATCGGCCAAACACACACTTGAATGCACTTGGTTATGCTGAGGTTGAGAAAGGGTTCAAAGAAAGGACTGGAATTGTGGCTACCAAGGTTCAGATCAAGAACAAATGGGACAAGTTGAAGGAAGATTTCAAGGCATGGAAGAAACTAATGCTGAGCCAAACAGGGACTGGTTGGGATCCTATAAAGAAGACTATTGCTATGGATGATGAATGGTGGAAAAAAGCTAGAGCT GACATTCCGGGCTGTGGAAAGTTCAAAAAGAAGGGCCTTGAGAATGAAGATGACTTAGCCAAGTGTTTTGCTGACATCACTACTATTGGTATTGATCATTGGTCTCCTCATGTTGTGAATGTTGAAAATGTTGATGAGACACAAGAGGAGGCAACCAATTTTGAtccacaagatgatgatgtcaGTCCTGAAACACAAGAGGAGGATATTGGTATTTCTCCTCCACCTGCAAGTGGCAAGAGATTGGCTAGGCCTGTTGAAAAAAGTGGCAAGAAGGCGAAGTCTGGAAATGCACTCCTAATTCAAGAAGCAGTAAACAGTATGGCAAGTTCAGCCAATGAATATGTTTCGAAGAGACATGGAAAATACTCTATTGATGAAGTGATGGAGGTTGTGATTGCTTGTGGGGCCGGCTATGATAGCAATGAACATTACATTGCAACTGAACTGTTTGTGAAGAAGGAGCAAAGGGAGATGTTCATGACCTTGCCTACTAATGAGATTAGGTTCACTTGGCTTAGGAGGAAGTACAATGATAAATATGACAA ATGTCTTCAAGTTCTTGCAGTTCATATTTGTGTAGTTCTGTATGGCAGTTGTAGTTCATTTTCATTTTCT ATGTCTTCAAGTTCTTGCAGTTCATATTTGTGTAGTTCATTTTCATTTTCT ATGTCTTCAAGTGAGTCTGATGATTCTAGTGAtggggaatttttttttaaaatggttGAGAGCAGTGCAAAACTAGCACAAAGTTATCATGAATTGTATATGGACAAGGCACCGCCGAGGTTTATGTTTTCACAACAAAGTGGAATGGGATGGCTGATGGAGACGGTTAACACTCCAGGGGAGTGTCATCGCATGCTTCGGATGAATGAGGTTATTTTTCATGATCTTCATGATGTGTTGGTTGAGAGGTACGGATTAAAACCGTCGAAACACATTAATACATATGAGATGTTGGCCATTTTCCTATTCACATGTGGTGGGTGTGAGTCAAATAGAAGAGGACAAAATAAGTTCAAACACTCAGGTGAAACCATTAGTAGAAAATTTCATGAAGTTTTAGATTGTGTGGTTGCCATGGCACAAGATTTCTTGAGACCAACAGATCCTAATTTCCGCAATGTGCACAAGAGGATTAGGAATGACAAGAGAGCATATCCACATTTTAAGGATTGCATTGGTGCACTTGATGGAACCCATGTTCGTGTGTTTTTATCACCTGAAGAACAAGTGAGATATATTGGTAAGACTAGAATTGCAACTCAAAATGTGCTTGCCGTTTGTGATTTTGATATGCGCTTCACGTATGTGGCTGCGGGTCAACCGGGTTCTTTGCATGACACTAGTGTATTGTACCATGCATTGGAAGCAGATGTAGATGTCTTCCCACATCCACCTCAAG GCAAGTACTATGTTGTAGATGCGGGCTATCCTAATCGTCCGGGGTACCTAGCTCCATACAAGGGTGAAAGATACCACTTACCCGAGTGGCATCGAGGTATGGAACCAAATAATCCAAAAGAGAAGTTCAACCGTATACACTCATCTGTTCGTAATGTTATTGAGCGCTCATTTGGAGTATTAAAAATGAAATGGCAAATCCTTTACAAGATGCCCGGTTATTCAATGGCCACACAAAAGAAGATTGTTGCTGCTACCATGGTCCTACACAATTTCATACGTGAACATGCTAGTGTTGATGTGGACTTTGCTAATTTTGATAGAGATCCTACCTTCATGCCTACTATTCCGGAAAGGTACAACAAGTATGCCGTGTCTCAACATGCCTCCGATGGATCAACTTCGGAATCAAGCTTTGTGACTATGGACACATTTCGTGATAATATGGCTACATCCGTCGCCTTAGCATGGAATTAG